The following proteins come from a genomic window of Vicinamibacterales bacterium:
- a CDS encoding Do family serine endopeptidase, with translation MSSRKTTLFYSFLIMVASLAVGMVIASRLELTPASSAQTMAPPPMNSAPLSGPVDAATFRNIAKAMSPAVVNIRSTSTQRAQEMTEFFGGGGGGGGDDLLERFFGGQDRARPKQPREQQTQAAGTGFVINKEGYILTNNHVVEGATKIEVNFLGEEGDVYHEAKLVGRDPLTDSALIQLVEPKKDLMEVKFGDSSKMEPGDWVMAIGNPFGLAHTVSVGVISATARSFPIAEQRFADVLQTDAAINPGNSGGPLLNARGEVIGINTAIYTDSRAQGNIGIGFAIPINSVRELIPQLRTGKVTRGVIGVQVTPVPADALAEFGLKERKGALVGAVTRGQPASKAGIEPGDVILEFNSKSIKNRDELVATVMATRPGATVPVKVMRDREEKTLNLTVGELDLEDEGNRAAATRETSAEPDEQASQGFGITLTLLTADVARRLRAPADTQGVLVSDVEQGSPAFRQGLTRGDIITQVNRKAVRTPQEASKALAQVSSGGTAFLLVIRGGQEQFFTVRKE, from the coding sequence ATGTCGAGCCGGAAAACGACGCTGTTCTATTCGTTCCTGATCATGGTGGCCTCGCTCGCGGTCGGGATGGTCATTGCCTCCCGCCTCGAGCTGACGCCGGCCTCGTCGGCGCAGACCATGGCGCCGCCGCCCATGAACAGCGCCCCCTTGAGCGGCCCGGTGGACGCCGCCACGTTTCGCAACATCGCCAAGGCGATGAGCCCGGCCGTGGTCAACATCCGCAGCACCTCGACGCAGCGCGCGCAGGAGATGACCGAGTTCTTCGGCGGCGGCGGCGGCGGCGGCGGCGACGACCTGCTCGAGCGCTTCTTCGGCGGCCAGGACCGCGCCCGCCCGAAACAGCCGCGCGAGCAGCAGACGCAGGCGGCCGGCACCGGCTTCGTGATCAACAAGGAAGGCTACATCCTCACCAACAACCACGTGGTCGAGGGCGCCACCAAGATCGAAGTGAACTTCCTGGGTGAAGAAGGCGACGTCTATCACGAAGCCAAGCTGGTCGGCCGCGACCCGCTCACCGACAGCGCCCTCATCCAGCTGGTCGAGCCGAAGAAGGACCTGATGGAAGTGAAGTTCGGCGACTCCTCCAAGATGGAGCCGGGCGACTGGGTGATGGCGATCGGCAACCCGTTCGGCCTCGCCCACACCGTGAGCGTGGGCGTGATCAGCGCCACCGCGCGCTCGTTCCCGATCGCCGAGCAGCGCTTCGCCGACGTGCTGCAAACCGACGCCGCGATCAACCCCGGCAACTCGGGCGGCCCCCTGCTCAACGCGCGCGGCGAAGTGATCGGCATCAACACCGCCATCTACACGGACTCGCGGGCGCAGGGCAACATCGGCATCGGCTTCGCCATTCCGATCAACAGCGTGCGCGAGCTGATTCCGCAACTGCGCACCGGCAAGGTGACGCGCGGCGTCATTGGCGTGCAGGTGACCCCGGTCCCCGCCGACGCGCTCGCCGAGTTCGGCCTCAAGGAGCGGAAGGGCGCGCTGGTCGGCGCCGTCACCCGCGGCCAGCCGGCGTCGAAAGCCGGCATCGAACCCGGTGACGTCATCCTGGAATTCAACAGCAAGTCGATCAAGAACCGCGACGAGCTGGTCGCCACCGTCATGGCGACCAGGCCCGGGGCGACCGTGCCGGTGAAGGTCATGCGCGATCGCGAAGAGAAGACGCTGAACCTGACCGTCGGCGAGCTGGACCTCGAGGATGAAGGCAATCGCGCCGCGGCCACCCGCGAGACCTCGGCCGAGCCCGACGAGCAGGCGTCGCAGGGTTTCGGCATCACGCTGACGCTGCTGACCGCCGACGTCGCCCGCCGCTTGCGCGCGCCGGCCGACACGCAGGGCGTGCTGGTGTCGGACGTGGAACAGGGCAGCCCGGCGTTCCGCCAGGGCCTGACGCGCGGCGACATCATCACCCAGGTGAACCGCAAGGCGGTCCGCACGCCGCAGGAAGCCAGCAAGGCGCTGGCCCAGGTGTCATCGGGCGGCACCGCGTTCCTGCTGGTGATTCGCGGCGGCCAGGAACAGTTCTTCACCGTCCGCAAGGAATAA
- a CDS encoding M24 family metallopeptidase, whose amino-acid sequence MPIDVAAVQEALRAHGLDAWLLYDFQGSNPVAYRMAGLAGAGHLATRRWFYLIPATGEPRGLVHAIERYNLDHLPGAKAVYAGREQLETGLASLVNGVKRVAMEYSPRCAIPYVSRVDAGTIELVRGLGLEVVSSGDLIQQFEARWSDAAIVTHRKASEALYRIKDRAFASVARRLRDGVPTTEYDIQQQMVGWFGDEGLVADSAPCVSAQENAGNPHYLASAAQHRVIRKHELVLLDLWGRLTEPGAVYADITWMGFAGAEVPARMTQAFTAICGARDAAVAAIQDAAKAGRDIRGFEADRAARRVLVEAGFADAILHRTGHSLGENVHGNGAHLDDYETHDERRLLPGSGFTIEPGLYFKDFGVRTEINMVWTGNGPEVTGPRQASFVTLV is encoded by the coding sequence ATGCCCATTGACGTGGCCGCCGTACAGGAGGCCCTGCGGGCCCACGGCCTGGATGCCTGGCTCCTCTACGACTTCCAGGGTTCAAACCCGGTCGCCTACCGCATGGCGGGTCTCGCCGGCGCCGGCCACCTGGCCACGCGGCGATGGTTCTACCTGATTCCCGCCACCGGCGAGCCGCGCGGCCTGGTCCACGCCATCGAGCGCTACAACCTGGACCACCTGCCCGGTGCCAAGGCCGTCTACGCCGGCCGCGAGCAGTTGGAGACCGGCCTCGCCTCGCTGGTGAACGGCGTGAAGCGCGTGGCCATGGAGTACTCGCCGCGCTGCGCCATCCCCTACGTGTCGCGCGTTGACGCCGGCACCATCGAGCTGGTGCGCGGCCTCGGCCTCGAGGTGGTGTCGTCCGGGGATCTCATCCAGCAGTTCGAGGCGCGGTGGAGCGACGCCGCGATCGTCACCCATCGCAAGGCCTCAGAAGCGCTGTACCGCATCAAGGATCGCGCGTTCGCATCGGTGGCCCGGCGGCTACGCGACGGCGTGCCCACCACCGAGTACGACATCCAGCAGCAGATGGTCGGCTGGTTCGGCGACGAAGGCCTGGTCGCCGATTCGGCGCCGTGCGTGTCGGCGCAGGAAAACGCCGGCAACCCGCACTACCTCGCGTCCGCCGCCCAGCATCGGGTGATCCGCAAGCACGAGCTGGTGCTGCTCGACCTGTGGGGCAGATTGACCGAGCCGGGAGCCGTCTACGCCGACATCACGTGGATGGGATTTGCCGGCGCCGAGGTCCCGGCGCGCATGACCCAGGCGTTTACCGCCATCTGCGGCGCGCGTGATGCCGCCGTCGCCGCGATCCAGGACGCCGCGAAGGCGGGACGCGACATCCGTGGCTTCGAGGCCGACCGCGCCGCGCGGCGCGTGCTGGTCGAGGCGGGGTTCGCCGACGCCATCCTGCACCGGACCGGCCACAGCCTGGGCGAAAACGTCCACGGCAATGGCGCCCATCTGGACGATTACGAAACCCACGACGAGCGGCGCCTGCTGCCCGGCAGCGGGTTTACCATCGAGCCAGGGCTCTATTTCAAGGATTTTGGCGTTCGGACCGAGATCAATATGGTCTGGACCGGCAACGGCCCGGAGGTCACAGGGCCTCGCCAGGCGTCCTTCGTCACGTTAGTGTAG
- a CDS encoding VWA domain-containing protein, producing the protein MLTILAAGGPVHGQAAQPAAPQPPAPQQPPITFRAEVNYVEVDARVLDAQGKFIPDLKAGDFQVLEDGKPQKVTAFSLVNIPVERPERPLFASKPIESDVRTNLQAADGRIYLLVLDDLHTNALRSQRTRNAARQFIERYIGSNDLAAVVFTGGRTDAAQDFTSSQRLLLQSVDKFLGRKLRSSTMNKVDDYFRRAGTSDTGNPVDLDDKERGYQARNALETVRNLAQYLGDIRGRRKALVMFSEGIDYDITNVFENTEATMVMDATRELIAAATRANVAVYGVDPRGIASAGDDLIEVQSFPDDTTVGLGSSAMFNEVRLAQDSLRVLSEETGGFAVVNRNDFATAFQRIVDDNSAYYVMGYYSTNDRRDGRFRKIEVKLNNKSGLVVRARKGYVAPRGRVPEVKPATPNAASAELREAIESPLPLPGLPLGMTAAVFKGPAPKGAVVISTLVNGSTLPFAEAGGMFKNDLEVMAMATDEKGKTTYSDRNTVNLNMKPDTANRVKVTGFRVIQSIDLAPGRYQLRVAVREGNTRKAGSVTFDLEVPDFAKTPLSMSSLALTSALSGAAPTIRPKDPLEKLLPGPLSSYRDFPQSDELAFFAEVYDNIKQAHKVEINAMIKAEGGQTVFQTRETRESSELAGAAGGYGFQARIPMKGLAPGLYVLRVEATAQIGDRETTFQEVVFRVLPTPAASQP; encoded by the coding sequence TTGCTGACCATCCTTGCCGCCGGCGGACCAGTGCACGGCCAGGCGGCTCAGCCCGCGGCACCCCAGCCACCGGCTCCGCAGCAGCCGCCCATCACGTTTCGCGCCGAGGTCAACTACGTCGAGGTCGATGCCCGGGTGCTCGACGCGCAGGGCAAGTTCATCCCGGATCTCAAGGCCGGCGACTTCCAGGTGCTCGAAGACGGCAAGCCGCAGAAGGTGACGGCGTTTTCACTGGTCAACATCCCGGTCGAGCGTCCCGAACGGCCGCTGTTCGCGTCGAAGCCGATCGAGTCCGACGTCCGCACCAACCTGCAGGCCGCCGACGGGCGCATCTACCTGCTGGTCCTGGACGACCTGCACACCAACGCGCTGCGCTCGCAGCGCACGCGGAACGCGGCGCGCCAGTTCATCGAGCGCTACATCGGCAGCAACGACCTCGCCGCCGTGGTCTTCACCGGCGGGCGCACCGACGCCGCCCAGGACTTCACCAGCAGCCAGCGGCTGCTGCTGCAGTCGGTGGACAAATTCCTGGGCCGCAAGCTGCGGTCGTCCACCATGAACAAGGTGGATGACTACTTCCGGCGGGCTGGCACCTCCGACACCGGCAATCCGGTGGACCTCGACGACAAGGAGCGGGGCTACCAGGCGCGCAACGCGCTCGAGACCGTCCGCAACCTGGCCCAGTACCTGGGCGACATCCGCGGCCGCCGCAAGGCGCTGGTGATGTTCAGCGAGGGCATCGACTACGACATCACCAACGTGTTCGAGAACACCGAGGCGACCATGGTGATGGACGCGACGCGCGAGCTGATCGCCGCGGCGACCCGCGCCAACGTCGCCGTCTACGGCGTTGACCCGCGCGGCATCGCCTCGGCGGGCGACGACCTCATCGAAGTGCAGTCGTTCCCGGACGACACCACGGTCGGTCTCGGCAGCAGCGCGATGTTCAACGAAGTGCGGCTGGCGCAAGACAGCCTGCGGGTGCTGTCGGAAGAGACCGGCGGCTTCGCCGTGGTCAACCGCAACGATTTCGCCACCGCCTTCCAGCGCATCGTTGACGACAACAGCGCCTACTACGTGATGGGCTATTACTCGACCAACGATCGGCGCGACGGCCGCTTCCGCAAGATCGAAGTCAAGTTGAACAACAAGTCGGGCCTCGTGGTCCGCGCCCGCAAGGGCTACGTCGCGCCGCGCGGACGCGTGCCGGAAGTCAAGCCGGCCACGCCGAATGCGGCGTCGGCAGAACTGCGCGAGGCGATCGAAAGCCCGTTGCCGCTGCCCGGCCTGCCGCTCGGCATGACCGCGGCCGTGTTCAAGGGCCCCGCGCCCAAGGGCGCGGTCGTCATCTCCACGCTGGTCAACGGCAGCACGCTGCCGTTCGCGGAAGCGGGCGGCATGTTCAAGAACGATCTCGAAGTGATGGCGATGGCCACCGACGAGAAGGGCAAGACCACCTACAGCGACCGCAACACGGTGAACCTGAACATGAAGCCCGACACCGCGAACCGCGTCAAGGTGACCGGCTTCCGCGTGATCCAGTCGATTGACCTGGCGCCCGGCCGGTATCAGCTGCGGGTCGCGGTGCGCGAAGGCAACACCCGGAAGGCCGGGTCGGTGACCTTCGACCTCGAGGTGCCCGACTTTGCGAAGACGCCGCTGTCGATGAGCAGCCTCGCGCTGACCAGCGCCCTGAGCGGCGCGGCGCCGACCATCCGGCCCAAGGATCCGCTCGAGAAGCTCCTCCCGGGACCGCTGTCGAGTTACCGCGACTTCCCGCAGAGCGATGAACTCGCGTTCTTCGCCGAGGTCTACGACAACATCAAGCAGGCCCACAAGGTCGAGATCAACGCGATGATCAAGGCCGAAGGCGGCCAGACCGTGTTCCAGACGCGCGAGACGCGTGAGAGTTCCGAACTGGCCGGCGCCGCCGGCGGCTACGGCTTCCAGGCGCGCATCCCGATGAAAGGCCTGGCGCCGGGCCTCTACGTGCTTCGGGTCGAGGCCACGGCGCAGATCGGCGACCGCGAGACGACGTTCCAGGAAGTTGTGTTCCGGGTGCTGCCCACGCCCGCCGCGAGCCAGCCATGA
- a CDS encoding protease complex subunit PrcB family protein — MMNLLPLLVAAILQTAPAPMQTIARDMMSGIEEPREAVARSAEDWAALWRQHAGDQPAPRVDFATRTVIAVFLGTRPSAGYAVEIVGTRAEGAGLVVEWSERSPERGTVAAQVLTSPAHIVTVPKVTGPIRFEKAGK; from the coding sequence ATGATGAACCTGTTACCCTTGTTGGTCGCCGCCATCCTGCAGACCGCGCCGGCACCGATGCAGACCATCGCCCGCGACATGATGAGTGGCATCGAAGAGCCGCGAGAGGCCGTGGCCCGCTCGGCCGAGGACTGGGCCGCGCTGTGGCGCCAGCACGCCGGCGACCAGCCCGCGCCGCGCGTGGACTTCGCCACGCGGACGGTCATCGCCGTGTTCCTCGGCACCCGGCCGTCGGCCGGCTACGCCGTGGAGATTGTCGGCACCCGCGCCGAGGGCGCGGGCCTGGTCGTGGAGTGGAGCGAGCGGAGTCCAGAGCGAGGCACGGTGGCGGCGCAGGTGTTGACGTCGCCGGCGCACATCGTGACCGTTCCGAAAGTGACCGGCCCGATCAGGTTCGAGAAGGCCGGTAAGTGA
- a CDS encoding M28 family peptidase — protein sequence MVQRCKGTGVSADAAEGRYGETSPKCAGSAVARGGGQGCALVLLLSASLVAQAPHLPPLDRVLPPVAESIYLALAMRVDAEVAMDTVRTMAPLWRLAGNPAFEQSQQFIFERLAAAGLSPRFETFTDSGMGWEQRTGTLRIGDANGDVLLSRETHRVALAINSFSTPPGGASFRLVDVGAGNTAAAYDGKDVKGAVVLAGGPLGAAWQQAVRNRGAAGVISSDLPAYTRPDQTPDVLQWGSIPFDEALKSFGFKATPRAARRLHDALAAGPVTVHVAADTIFHRRPNRTLAVDIPGRSKADQRVMLVAHVQEPGANDNASGCGTLLAAALAIQDAVRRGALPAPERTITFLWVDEIRGSQQWIKDHPDQAKRVLAMLSLDMTGEDTARTGGTFLIEKGPDPSAIWERPSDPHSEWGAGKVDPATVRGSFLNDLHLAVSLRRARDTGWVVRTNPYEGGSDHTVFTNAGVPALLNWHFTDRYYHTNLDTLENTSPAEMQHVGIAVATTALYLATAGADDVGPMTRLLGAARAARRATEEANNATPEILEAWRRWYVEAIESVERLR from the coding sequence ATGGTGCAGAGGTGCAAGGGGACGGGGGTGTCCGCCGACGCGGCCGAAGGCCGCTACGGCGAGACCTCGCCGAAGTGCGCGGGCAGTGCTGTCGCGCGCGGAGGCGGGCAGGGGTGCGCACTCGTTCTGCTGTTGTCGGCGTCGCTCGTAGCGCAGGCACCCCACTTGCCGCCCCTTGACCGGGTGCTGCCGCCGGTGGCCGAGTCGATCTACCTGGCGCTGGCGATGCGGGTCGACGCCGAGGTGGCCATGGACACCGTGCGGACCATGGCGCCGTTGTGGCGGCTGGCGGGCAACCCGGCGTTCGAGCAGTCGCAGCAGTTCATCTTCGAGCGCCTCGCCGCGGCCGGCCTGTCGCCGCGGTTCGAGACGTTCACCGACTCAGGCATGGGCTGGGAACAGCGAACCGGGACCCTGCGGATTGGCGACGCGAACGGGGACGTGCTGTTGTCGCGCGAGACCCATCGGGTCGCGCTGGCCATCAACTCGTTCAGCACGCCGCCGGGCGGGGCGTCGTTCCGGCTCGTGGACGTGGGCGCCGGCAACACCGCCGCCGCTTACGACGGCAAGGACGTGAAGGGAGCGGTGGTGCTCGCCGGCGGGCCGCTCGGCGCGGCCTGGCAGCAAGCCGTGCGCAACCGCGGCGCCGCCGGCGTGATCTCGTCGGATCTGCCCGCATACACGCGGCCCGACCAGACGCCGGACGTGCTGCAGTGGGGCAGCATCCCGTTCGACGAGGCGCTCAAGTCGTTCGGGTTCAAGGCCACGCCGCGCGCGGCGCGCCGGCTCCACGACGCGCTGGCCGCGGGACCGGTCACCGTGCACGTGGCGGCCGACACGATCTTCCACCGGCGGCCGAATCGCACGCTCGCCGTGGACATCCCGGGCCGATCGAAAGCGGACCAGCGCGTCATGCTCGTGGCGCACGTCCAGGAACCCGGGGCGAACGACAACGCCAGCGGGTGCGGTACGCTGCTGGCGGCGGCGTTGGCCATCCAGGACGCCGTGCGCCGCGGCGCGCTGCCGGCGCCGGAACGCACGATCACCTTCCTGTGGGTGGACGAGATTCGCGGCAGCCAGCAGTGGATCAAGGACCATCCCGACCAGGCGAAACGCGTGCTGGCGATGCTGTCGCTCGACATGACCGGTGAAGACACGGCCAGGACCGGCGGCACCTTCCTGATCGAGAAAGGCCCGGACCCGTCGGCGATCTGGGAGCGTCCCTCGGATCCGCATTCGGAGTGGGGCGCCGGCAAGGTGGACCCGGCCACCGTGCGGGGAAGCTTTCTGAACGACCTCCACCTCGCGGTGAGCCTGCGGCGGGCCCGCGACACCGGCTGGGTGGTGCGGACCAATCCCTACGAAGGCGGCAGCGACCACACCGTGTTCACCAACGCCGGCGTGCCGGCGCTGCTCAACTGGCACTTCACCGATCGCTACTACCACACGAATCTCGACACGCTGGAGAACACCAGCCCGGCCGAAATGCAGCACGTCGGGATCGCGGTGGCGACGACGGCGCTGTACCTGGCGACGGCGGGCGCGGATGACGTCGGGCCGATGACGCGGTTGCTGGGCGCGGCGCGCGCGGCGCGGAGGGCCACTGAGGAAGCGAATAACGCCACGCCCGAGATTCTCGAGGCGTGGCGCAGGTGGTACGTCGAAGCGATCGAGAGCGTCGAACGGCTTCGCTAA
- a CDS encoding PAS domain S-box protein, translating to MPARTVVLYGGSDILHGPVREALAGAGYSIREVPDWAACRAGLEQDQPDLVLVHDPAASGGAADLARQLRTGALSPDAILILLVDGGTPPADRAAALESGADLCLPRDVAAPELLAAVAACLRRKTTIDTLRASESRLRAIVETEPECVKVVSLDGRLLDMNPAGLRMIEAQDAGEVLGRPVVELVHAGDRGAFLALHQRSAAGEAGRLQFRIVGLRGTPRWVDTHSVPLRAADGTITSILSVTHDVTDRKRAEDALQQSEARFRELADNLRDVFYTFDPRSGRTLYVSPAYEQIWQRTCESLYRVPFSYREAVYPDDLPLVVDANRRQQQGLATDIEYRIRRPSGEIRWIRDHSSPVRSATGTFERVVGTAHDVTEHRLAGDRVREQASLLDKVPDAIMVRDLNQRITYWNHGAERMYGWAAAEATGRPVHGLLQTEGRAFQAACEQVVATGEWAGELQQKARHDRNVTVEGRWTLMRTPQGEPQSILAIETDITARKALELQILRAQRMDSIGTLAGGIAHDLNNILTPIIISVDLLKKSVTSDAGRRAVSTIGNSARRGAQLVGQVMSFARGIEGQRLSVAAADVIAEVAAIVRETFPKNIRLRITCEPGTWTLLGDPTQLHQVMLNLCVNARDAMPNGGELTLSAGNQVFDQRDAAVNLEAHAGPYAVLGVDDSGTGIPPDLLENIFDPFFTTKEVGKGTGLGLSTALAIIKGHGGFIRCDSTLGAGTRFRLHLPAQTNPVDKAPVDKAPDLPRGDGQTVLIVDDEAAIREVTRDALEAFGYRVLEAANGREGLRAYVDHQGDVDLVLVDMMMPVMDGATTIQALVQIDRAVRIVAISGVATDASMASAAASGTHHFLPKPFTIEGLLQILRRALTTPARQPPPETGHSRRFDTD from the coding sequence ATGCCTGCCCGCACTGTCGTCCTCTACGGCGGTAGCGACATCCTGCACGGCCCCGTGCGAGAGGCCTTGGCCGGCGCCGGGTACTCCATCCGCGAGGTCCCGGACTGGGCGGCATGCCGGGCCGGGCTGGAGCAGGACCAGCCGGACCTGGTGCTGGTCCACGACCCGGCAGCGAGTGGCGGCGCGGCCGATCTGGCGCGACAGCTCCGAACCGGAGCACTGTCCCCGGACGCGATCCTGATCCTGCTGGTCGACGGCGGCACTCCGCCGGCAGATCGCGCGGCCGCCCTCGAGAGCGGCGCCGATCTCTGCCTGCCCCGTGATGTCGCCGCACCCGAACTGCTCGCGGCAGTCGCGGCGTGCCTGCGCCGCAAGACGACCATCGATACGCTGCGCGCCAGCGAGTCGCGATTGCGCGCCATCGTCGAGACGGAACCCGAGTGCGTCAAGGTGGTCTCCCTCGACGGCCGACTCTTGGACATGAATCCCGCCGGGCTGCGGATGATCGAGGCGCAGGATGCCGGCGAGGTCCTCGGTCGCCCGGTCGTGGAACTGGTGCATGCCGGCGACCGCGGGGCGTTTCTGGCTCTGCACCAGCGGTCCGCGGCCGGCGAGGCCGGCCGCCTGCAGTTCCGCATCGTCGGCCTGCGCGGCACGCCACGATGGGTGGATACCCACTCGGTGCCGCTCAGGGCCGCTGACGGCACGATCACCTCGATCCTGAGCGTCACCCACGACGTCACCGACCGAAAGCGGGCGGAGGACGCCCTGCAGCAGAGCGAGGCGCGGTTCCGCGAGTTGGCCGACAACCTGCGCGACGTGTTCTATACCTTTGACCCGCGCAGCGGCCGTACGCTGTATGTGAGCCCGGCCTACGAGCAGATCTGGCAGCGCACGTGCGAGAGCCTGTATCGGGTGCCGTTTTCGTATCGAGAGGCGGTGTATCCCGACGACCTGCCACTGGTGGTCGACGCGAACCGGCGGCAACAGCAGGGCCTGGCCACCGACATCGAATATCGCATCCGCCGTCCAAGCGGCGAGATCCGCTGGATTCGCGATCACTCATCGCCCGTGCGCAGCGCCACCGGAACATTTGAGCGCGTCGTCGGCACCGCCCACGACGTGACGGAGCACCGGTTGGCCGGCGATCGCGTGCGCGAGCAGGCGTCGCTGCTCGACAAGGTTCCCGACGCGATCATGGTCCGCGACCTGAATCAGCGGATCACCTACTGGAACCACGGCGCCGAGCGCATGTACGGGTGGGCAGCGGCTGAGGCGACGGGGCGCCCCGTCCACGGCCTCCTGCAGACGGAGGGGCGGGCGTTCCAGGCCGCCTGCGAGCAGGTCGTCGCAACCGGCGAGTGGGCAGGCGAACTGCAACAGAAGGCCAGGCACGACCGGAACGTGACCGTGGAGGGACGCTGGACCCTGATGCGCACGCCGCAGGGCGAGCCGCAAAGCATTCTGGCGATTGAAACGGACATCACGGCGCGCAAGGCGCTGGAGCTTCAGATCCTGCGGGCGCAGCGCATGGACAGCATCGGCACCCTCGCCGGCGGCATCGCCCACGACCTCAACAACATCCTGACGCCCATCATCATATCGGTCGACCTCCTCAAGAAGAGCGTGACCAGCGACGCCGGTCGCCGGGCAGTCTCGACCATCGGCAACAGTGCCAGGCGTGGCGCCCAATTGGTGGGCCAGGTGATGTCGTTCGCCCGCGGCATCGAGGGCCAGCGACTCAGCGTCGCCGCCGCGGACGTGATTGCCGAAGTGGCGGCGATCGTCCGCGAGACCTTTCCCAAGAACATCCGGCTGCGGATCACGTGCGAGCCCGGCACGTGGACGCTGTTGGGAGACCCGACGCAGCTGCACCAGGTGATGCTGAATCTCTGCGTGAACGCGCGCGACGCGATGCCGAACGGCGGCGAGCTGACCCTGTCGGCAGGCAACCAGGTCTTCGACCAGCGCGATGCGGCCGTCAACCTCGAGGCCCATGCCGGCCCCTACGCGGTCCTGGGCGTGGACGACTCGGGCACCGGCATTCCGCCGGACCTGCTCGAGAACATCTTCGACCCCTTCTTCACAACCAAAGAGGTTGGCAAGGGGACGGGGCTCGGGCTGTCCACCGCGCTGGCCATCATCAAGGGCCACGGCGGCTTCATCCGCTGCGATAGCACGCTCGGCGCCGGCACACGCTTCCGGCTTCATCTGCCGGCGCAGACGAACCCGGTGGACAAGGCGCCGGTGGACAAGGCGCCGGACCTGCCCCGTGGCGACGGTCAGACGGTGCTCATTGTCGATGATGAGGCGGCGATCCGCGAGGTCACCCGCGACGCTTTGGAGGCCTTCGGGTATCGCGTGCTGGAGGCCGCGAACGGCCGGGAAGGCCTGCGGGCGTACGTCGATCATCAGGGGGACGTCGATCTCGTGCTCGTCGACATGATGATGCCCGTGATGGACGGCGCCACCACCATCCAGGCGCTCGTCCAGATCGATCGCGCCGTCCGCATCGTGGCTATCAGCGGCGTCGCGACGGATGCCAGCATGGCCAGCGCCGCCGCATCCGGGACCCATCACTTTCTGCCGAAGCCATTCACCATCGAAGGCCTCCTGCAGATCCTGCGCCGGGCCCTGACCACACCGGCCCGCCAGCCCCCGCCCGAGACCGGACACAGCCGCAGATTCGATACCGATTGA